One Saccharomyces kudriavzevii IFO 1802 strain IFO1802 genome assembly, chromosome: 4 genomic region harbors:
- the YCF1 gene encoding ATP-binding cassette glutathione S-conjugate transporter YCF1 (similar to Saccharomyces cerevisiae YCF1 (YDR135C); ancestral locus Anc_8.303): MGGILASWTCKVCRSPEGFGPISFYGDFTQCFIDGVILNLSALFMLAFGTRDLLRLCKERHPGVKYRRNWIIVFRMTLVLLEIVFVSLASLNLSNDETRNFTIVSQYASTMLSLFVALALHWIEYHRSVVANTILLFYWLFETFGNFAKLINIVIRHTYEGEWYLGKTASILTLFQVITCAGILLLEALPKKPLMPHQHIHQNLTRRKPNPYDSANIFSRITFSWMSSLMKTGYEKYLVEADLYKLPKNFNSAELSQKLEKNWQSELKQKSKPSLSWAICKTFGRKMLLAASFKAIHDILAFTQPQLLRILIKFVTDYNNERQDDDDSSILGFQSNHHQKLPIVRGFMIAFAMFLVGFTQTSVLHQYFLNVFNTGMYIKSALTALIYQKSLVLSNEASGLSSTGDIVNLMSVDVQKIQDLTQWLNLIWSGPFQIIICLYSLYKLLGNSMWVGVIILVIMMPLNSFLMRIQKKLQKSQMKYKDERTRVISEILNNIKSLKLYAWEKPYREKLEDIRNNKELKNLTRLGCYMAVTSFQFNIVPFLVSCCTFAVFVYTEDRALTTDLVFPALTLFNLLSFPLMIIPMVLNSFIEASVSIGRLFTFFTNEELQPDSVQRLPKVENFGDVAINVGDDATFLWQRKPEYKVALKNINFQAKKGELTCVVGKVGSGKTALLSCMLGDLFRVKGFATVHGSVAYVSQVPWIMNGTVMENILFGHKYDVEFYEKTIKACALTIDLAILMDGDKTLVGEKGISLSGGQKARLSLARAVYSRADTYLLDDPLAAVDEHVARHLIEHVLGPNGLLHTKTRLLATNKVSALSIADSVALLDNGEIIQKGTYDEITKDADSPLWKLLNDYGKKNNNKRNDSGDSSKNSVRESSIPVEGELEQLQKLDDLDFGNSDAVSLRRASDATLRSIDFGDDEDVARREHREQGKVKWNIYLEYAKACNPKSVFVFILFIIISMFLSVMGNVWLKHWSEVNSRYGANPNAARYLAIYFALGIGSALATLIQTIVLWVFCTIHASKYLHNLMANSVLRAPMAFFETTPIGRILNRFSNDIYKVDALLGRTFSQFFVNAVKVIFTITVICATTWQFIFIIIPLGVCYIYYQQYYLRTSRELRRLDSITRSPIYSHFQETLGGLATVRGYSQQKRFSHINQCRIDNNMSAFYPSINANRWLAYRLELIGSIIILGAATLSVFRLKQGTLTAGMAGISLSYALQITQTLNWIVRMTVEVETNIVSVERIKEYADLKSEAPLTIEGHMPPKEWPSQGDIKFNNYSTRYRPELDLVLKHINIHIKPNEKIGIVGRTGAGKSSLTLALFRMIEASAGNIVIDGIAINEIGLYDLRHRLSIIPQDSQVFEGSLRENIDPTNQYTDEAIWRALELSHLKEHVLSMSNDGLDAQLTEGGGNLSVGQRQLLCLARAMLVPSKILILDEATAAVDVETDKVVQETIRTAFKDRTILTIAHRLNTIMDSDRIIVLDNGTVAEFDSPSQLLSNSESLFHSLCAEAGLVNEN, from the coding sequence atgggtgGTATTCTTGCTTCGTGGACCTGCAAGGTCTGTAGATCTCCTGAAGGGTTTGGTCCTATATCCTTTTATGGCGATTTCACTCAATGTTTCATTGATGGTGTGATCCTAAATCTGTCAGCACTATTTATGCTAGCCTTCGGTACCAGGGATTTACTTCGACTTTGTAAGGAAAGACATCCTGGCGTGAAATATAGGCGAAATTGGATCATCGTCTTTAGGATGACACTTGTCCTATTGGAAATAGTGTTTGTTTCGCTTGCatctttgaatttatcTAACGATGagacaagaaattttacaaTTGTCAGTCAGTATGCCTCTACCATGCTGTCTTTATTTGTTGCCTTGGCTTTACATTGGATCGAATACCATCGATCAGTCGTAGCCAATACCATACTTTTGTTCTATTGGCTCTTTGAAACATTCGGTAATTTTGCCAAATTAATAAACATCGTCATCAGACACACCTACGAAGGTGAATGGTACTTAGGTAAGACCGCCTCCATACTGACCTTGTTCCAGGTGATTACATGCGCCGGTATCTTACTGCTAGAGGCTCTTCCAAAGAAGCCTCTTATGCCTCACCAACACATACATCAAAATTTAACGAGAAGAAAACCTAATCCTTATGATAGTGCAAATATATTTTCCAGAATTACTTTCTCTTGGATGTCAAGTTTAATGAAAACTGGTTATGAAAAATACTTAGTGGAGGCAGATTTATACAAATTACCAAAGAATTTTAATAGCGCAGAATTATCCCAAAAATTGGAGAAAAATTGGCAAAGTGAGctaaaacaaaaatcaaagccTTCATTATCCTGGGCTATATGCAAAACTTTTGGACGAAAAATGCTTTTAGCTGCGTCCTTCAAAGCCATTCATGATATTCTGGCATTTACTCAACCGCAATTACTGAGAATTTTAATTAAGTTCGTTACGGACTATAATAATGAGAGacaagatgatgatgattctTCCATTCTCGGTTTTCAAAGTAACCACCATCAAAAGTTGCCCATTGTAAGAGGGTTCATGATTGCCTTCGCCATGTTTCTCGTGGGTTTTACTCAAACGTCTGTTCTACATCAGTATTTTCTGAATGTCTTCAATACTGGTATGTATATCAAGAGCGCCTTAACTGCCTTAATATATCAAAAGTCTTTAGTTCTATCCAATGAGGCATCTGGACTCTCATCTACCGGCGACATTGTCAATCTAATGAGTGTGgatgttcaaaaaatacaagatTTGACACAGTGGctaaatttgatttggTCGGGGCCTTTCCAGATTATCATTTGTTTGTATTCATTGTACAAACTGCTGGGAAACTCGATGTGGGTTGGTGTAATCATACTAGTTATTATGATGCCATtgaattcatttttaatgaGGATACAGAAGAAGTTACAAAAGTCTCAAATGAAATACAAAGATGAAAGGACCCGTGTTATAAGTGAAATACTGAACAACATTAAATCTTTAAAACTGTATGCGTGGGAAAAACCCTATAGAGAGAAGTTGGAAGATATTAGGAACAACAAGGAATTAAAAAATCTAACCAGATTAGGTTGTTATATGGCTGTGACAAGTTTTCAGTTTAACATAGTGCCTTTCCTTGTTTCATGTTGTACATTTGCTGTATTTGTGTACACCGAAGATAGGGCGTTGACTACTGATTTAGTTTTTCCAGCTTTGACTCTTTTCAATCTGCTTTCGTTCCCATTAATGATTATTCCTATGGTTTTGAATTCATTTATCGAAGCTTCTGTTTCTATTGGTAGATTATTCACCTTTTTCACCAATGAAGAGCTACAACCGGATTCTGTCCAACGTTTGCCAAAAGTAGAAAATTTTGGCGATGTAGCCATTAATGTTGGAGATGACGCGACCTTCTTATGGCAGCGCAAACCGGAATATAAAGTtgccttgaaaaatattaattTCCAAGCTAAAAAGGGAGAATTGACCTGCGTTGTTGGTAAAGTTGGCAGTGGAAAAACTGCTCTGTTATCATGCATGTTGGGTGATTTGTTCAGAGTCAAAGGGTTTGCCACTGTTCACGGTAGTGTTGCATACGTTTCACAAGTTCCTTGGATAATGAATGGCACAGTAATGGAAAACATTTTATTTGGACACAAATACGATGTTGAATTTTACGAAAAGACTATCAAAGCCTGCGCACTAACTATTGATCTGGCAATTTTGATGGACGGTGATAAAACATTAGTGGGCGAGAAGGGTATCTCCTTGTCGGGAGGACAAAAGGCTCGTCTGTCTTTAGCGAGAGCAGTTTATTCTAGGGCGGACACCTACTTACTCGACGATCCTTTGGCAGCTGTTGATGAACACGTTGCCAGACATTTGATCGAGCATGTATTGGGTCCAAATGGCTTGCTGCATACCAAAACTAGGTTACTAGCTACTAATAAGGTGAGCGCTTTATCTATCGCAGACTCTGTTGCACTATTGGATAATGGTGAAATCATTCAGAAAGGAACATATGACGAAATCACAAAGGACGCTGATTCTCCATTATGGAAATTACTTAACGATTATGGtaagaaaaacaataataaacGTAATGATAGTGGGGACTCTTCTAAAAACTCAGTTCGCGAAAGCAGTATTCCAGTTGAAGGCGAACTGGAACAACTACAAAAATTAGATGATTTGGATTTCGGGAATTCTGATGCTGTAAGTTTAAGGAGAGCCAGCGATGCAACTTTAAGAAGTATTGATTTTggtgacgatgaagatgttgCTAGGAGAGAGCATCGTGAACAGGGGAAAGTGAAGTGGAATATTTACCTGGAGTATGCCAAAGCTTGTAACCCGAAAAGTGTTTTCGTATTCATACTGTTCATCATAATATCCATGTTCCTATCCGTCATGGGTAATGTTTGGTTGAAACATTGGTCCGAAGTTAATAGCCGCTATGGTGCTAATCCGAATGCTGCCCGTTACTTGGCCATTTATTTCGCTCTTGGTATAGGTTCGGCATTAGCAACGTTAATCCAAACAATTGTTCTTTGGGTTTTTTGTACTATTCATGCTTCCAAGTACTTACACAACTTGATGGCAAATTCTGTTTTAAGAGCCCCAATGgccttttttgaaactacACCCATCGGTAGAATTTTGAATCGCTTTTCAAACGATATATACAAAGTGGACGCATTATTAGGGAGAACGTtctctcaattttttgtcAATGCAGTGAAAGTTATCTTTACTATTACGGTCATTTGCGCAACAACTTGGCAAtttatcttcattatcattcCCCTAGGTGTATGTTACATTTACTACCAGCAATACTACCTGAGGACATCAAGGGAATTGCGCCGTTTAGATTCTATTACTAGGTCGCCGATATATTCtcattttcaagaaactttGGGTGGTCTTGCTACGGTTAGAGGTTATTCGCAACAAAAGAGGTTTTCACATATTAACCAATGTCGTATTGATAATAACATGAGTGCATTTTATCCCTCCATAAACGCTAATCGTTGGCTAGCATACAGATTGGAACTCATTGGttctattattattttagGTGCTGCGACGCTATCTGTCTTTAGACTGAAACAAGGCACATTGACCGCAGGTATGGCTGGTATATCATTAAGTTACGCATTACAAATCACACAAACGTTAAATTGGATTGTCAGGATGACTGTAGAGGTGGAAACAAATATTGTTTCAGTGGaaagaatcaaagaatACGCCGATTTAAAGAGTGAGGCGCCTTTGACTATCGAAGGTCACATGCCACCCAAAGAATGGCCGAGTCAAGGTGATATCAAGTTTAATAACTACTCCACCCGTTATAGACCGGAGCTTGATCTCGTTCTAAAGCACATAAATATTCATATCAAACCAAACGAGAAAATTGGTATTGTTGGCAGAACAGGTGCGGGGAAATCTTCGTTAACATTGGCGCTATTCAGAATGATTGAAGCCAGTGCAGGAAACATTGTAATTGATGGCATTGCCATCAATGAGATCGGGTTATATGATTTGAGACATAGGTTGTCCATCATACCTCAAGATTCGCAAGTGTTTGAAGGCTCCCTCCGTGAAAACATCGACCCCACTAACCAATACACAGATGAGGCTATTTGGAGAGCCCTAGAACTTTCCCACCTGAAAGAACACGTGCTGTCAATGAGTAACGATGGATTGGATGCCCAGCTAACCGAAGGTGGTGGTAATTTGAGTGTCGGGCAGAGGCAGCTATTGTGTCTTGCAAGAGCAATGTTGGTTCCATCCAAAATTCTGATTTTGGATGAAGCTACCGCTGCAGTGGATGTAGAGACAGATAAAGTCGTCCAAGAGACAATTCGTACAGCCTTCAAAGATAGAACCATCTTAACCATCGCGCATAGATTGAATACTATTATGGATAGCGATAGAATTATTGTGTTGGATAATGGTACAGTTGCCGAGTTTGACTCTCCAAGCCAGCTATTGAGTAATTCTGAGTCACTCTTTCATTCGTTATGCGCTGAAGCTGGTTTGGTCAATGAAAATTAA
- the RGP1 gene encoding Rgp1p (similar to Saccharomyces cerevisiae RGP1 (YDR137W); ancestral locus Anc_8.304), whose product MHAHRIDTFLIRENLKLEIIHESNSYFGGEHISIAFRFKHLGSQHELFNFKEKLRTFDNAVEENLEHQLRTQDDEEGAMENQAWSLKSLLGAFKKTSRVEGSLDAKNMETLNKNKVLREKMLKQMYFHQPVTLISGYVQISGVFQYDSEVIAQSKFRQDEVKMVGLDVLPGHGTNSIITTEDENPLKGKRNLTKYFNSNFANVTNGLFSSEVNSGTTGSYNERILVNSNIKVLPLLLIPQTLLFSEISLEPGEVRTFHFKSTKLPKDVGPSYSSSKVASVNYALEVGVDALSDDNIISFSNRVPITITPYISSNAEQYTSHFDKPPIILKAGNIKELKPRAFTRKASAASAISFGRRKSSIIDSSLENSESVSHIKKSFIELVESNQNGSRDIDELIDLQMEVQFGKDEDSSDPEPNNSTFSNEMSISAGSSATSNVMSKRRRSESVRNNILSLDQKAWNNSAFIKTDSNSNLLPQLVNLQSAYQINRNNEPMAKVSLSAPFFKTTDDLDLVIELDSITTPLLKVTTLTVSLESFEIINPKYKTEVRQVGSKPKGNAVYEKHFICFDECKSISAKLLPPRSPTNQIAGQFKTDVFQHKWMIGLKFVIIAKTGGITLNQFYEDKKGVLFHSKETLEGEEFSCYVPVPILASSEDLMGW is encoded by the coding sequence ATGCATGCGCATAGAATTGATACATTTCTCATAAGAGAGAACCTCAAATTAGAGATTATACATGAATCGAATTCTTATTTTGGTGGAGAACATATATCGATCGCGTTCCGATTTAAGCATTTAGGTTCACAACATGAATTATTCAACTTTAAGGAAAAGCTTCGCACTTTTGACAACgctgttgaagaaaatttagaaCACCAACTGAGAACacaagatgatgaagagggCGCCATGGAGAACCAGGCTTGGTCATTGAAATCATTACTAGGTGCATTCAAGAAGACAAGTAGGGTTGAAGGGAGTTTAGATGCAAAAAACATGGAAACAttaaataagaataaagttctgagagaaaaaatgctgAAGCAAATGTATTTTCATCAACCTGTGACGTTGATCTCTGGGTACGTACAAATATCAGGTGTCTTTCAGTACGATTCCGAAGTCATTGCACAATCGAAATTTAGACAAGATGAAGTAAAAATGGTAGGGCTGGATGTTTTACCTGGTCATGGCACAAACTCTATTATTACaactgaagatgaaaaccCTCTTAAGGGCAAAAGAAATCTCACAAAGTATTTCAATTCGAATTTCGCAAACGTCACCAATGGCCTTTTTTCCTCAGAAGTCAATTCTGGTACAACTGGAAGTTATAATGAACGAATTCTGGTTAATTCAAATATAAAAGTCTTGCCTCTCCTTTTAATTCCGCAAAcacttttattttcagagATTTCTTTAGAGCCAGGTGAAGTAAGAACTTTTCACTTCAAATCTACGAAACTACCAAAAGATGTCGGCCCAAGTTATTCCTCCTCGAAAGTTGCATCCGTTAACTACGCGCTTGAGGTTGGTGTGGACGCACTTTCTGATGATAACATCATATCATTTTCGAATAGAGTTCCAATAACCATAACACCATATATTAGTTCGAACGCTGAACAGTACACGTCCCATTTCGATAAACCGCCAATCATATTGAAGGCAGGCAATATAAAGGAGTTGAAGCCCCGTGCATTTACCCGAAAAGCTTCCGCAGCTTCTGCCATATCATTCGGTAGAAGAAAGTCTTCCATTATTGATTCATCATTAGAAAATAGCGAATCTGTTAGCCacatcaaaaaaagttttatcGAACTAGTAGAGTCCAATCAGAATGGGTCGAGAGATATAGATGAACTTATTGACCTGCAAATGGAAGTACAATTTGGGAAGGATGAGGATTCCTCGGATCCTGAACCTAACAACTCAACTTTTTCCAATGAAATGTCGATATCGGCAGGTTCTAGCGCAACTAGTAATGTTATGAGtaaaagaaggagaagtGAATCCGTACGTAATAATATCCTTAGCCTCGATCAGAAGGCATGGAATAACAGTGCATTTATTAAGACAGACAGCAATTCTAATCTTTTACCTCAGTTGGTCAATTTACAAAGTGCATATCAAATTAATAGGAATAATGAGCCTATGGCAAAAGTATCCTTGTCAGcaccttttttcaagactACGGATGACTTAGATTTGGTCATTGAATTAGATTCAATAACAACACCTTTACTAAAAGTAACTACATTAACTGTGTCTTTGGAATCGTTTGAAATCATAAATCCAAAATATAAGACTGAAGTGAGACAGGTGGGGAGCAAACCAAAGGGGAACGCGGTCTATGAAAAGCATTTCATTTGTTTTGACGAATGTAAGTCTATATCGGCAAAATTGCTTCCTCCGAGATCGCCCACAAATCAGATTGCTGGGCAGTTCAAGACAGACGTCTTTCAACATAAATGGATGATAGGTCTAAAATTCGTGATAATCGCAAAGACAGGAGGCATTACGTTGAATCAATTTTACGAGGATAAGAAGGGCGTTTTATTCCATTCAAAGGAAACCCTAGAGGGTGAAGAATTCTCGTGTTACGTTCCTGTTCCTATACTGGCTTCATCCGAAGATCTTATGGGTTGGTAG